The following are from one region of the Nicotiana tabacum cultivar K326 chromosome 3, ASM71507v2, whole genome shotgun sequence genome:
- the LOC107814379 gene encoding gibberellin 2-beta-dioxygenase 8-like encodes MVKSTNHSQQPNQKLSMRESPDPPFEETYKKLFDDIRIGKASNINYHNLFVVEECELPLIDLELLNGREFEREECKRKIAKASQEWGFFQVVNHGISHDILEKMRMEQINLFKKPFNEKMNEKNHKFSKGSYRWGTPSATCLQQLSWSEAFHVPLTDISNSSGLSSLSTTMEQFATTLSELAHKLARILSEKMGYKSKYFRETCLPNTCYLRMNRYPACPLSPQVFGLMPHTDSDFLTILHQDEIGGLQLIRDGKWISVKPNPQALIINIGDLFQAWSNGVYKSVEHRVVTNKAKERFSTAFFLCPSYDTEIRSCFEPPVYRRFTFREFRQQVQEDVKNFGYKVGLPRFLVSSH; translated from the exons ATGGTGAAGTCTACGAACCACTCACAACAGCCAAACCAA aaattaagtATGCGAGAATCGCCTGATCCTCCTTTTGAGGAGACATACAAGAAACTTTTTGACGACATAAGAATTGGAAAAGCTTCAAACATAAATTACCACAACCTCTTTGTTGTAGAGGAATGCGAGTTGCCATTAATAGACCTTGAGCTATTAAATGGAAGAGAATTCGAGAGGGAAGAATGCAAGAGAAAGATAGCTAAAGCTTCACAAGAATGGGGTTTTTTCCAAGTGGTGAACCATGGGATATCACATGATATATTGGAAAAaatgagaatggagcaaatcaatcTTTTCAAGAAGCCATTCAATGAGAAAATGAATGAAAAGAATCACAAATTCTCCAAAGGAAGTTACCGTTGGGGAACTCCGTCAGCTACTTGTCTTCAACAACTTTCTTGGTCCGAAGCTTTCCACGTTCCTCTCACTGATATCTCCAATTCAAGTGGTCTTAGCAGCCTCAG CACCACAATGGAACAGTTTGCGACAACATTGTCTGAATTAGCACATAAATTAGCAAGAATATTGTCGGAGAAAATGGGATATAAGTCGAAATATTTCAGagaaacatgtttgccaaatacttGTTACCTTCGGATGAATAGATATCCAGCATGCCCTCTTTCCCCACAAGTCTTTGGATTAATGCCACACACTGATAGTGACTTCCTCACAATATTGCACCAAGATGAAATTGGAGGGTTGCAGTTAATAAGAGATGGAAAATGGATCTCTGTTAAGCCCAATCCTCAAGCACTTATCATCAACATTGGAGATTTGTTTCAg GCCTGGAGCAATGGTGTGTATAAAAGTGTAGAGCACAGAGTTGTTACTAATAAAGCAAAAGAGAGATTCTCAACTGCATTTTTCTTGTGTCCATCCTATGACACTGAAATACGGAGTTGTTTTGAGCCTCCTGTTTATAGAAGATTCACGTTTAGAGAATTCAGACAACAAGTCCAAGAGGATGTCAAGAACTTTGGTTATAAAGTAGGTCTGCCTAGGTTTCTTGTATCAAGTCACTAA